TTATCCGCAATCAAGTCGGCGTTATATTCCGCGCAGTTTGTCAAAAATCGATTCGAGTCCGTTTAAGTGGGCAAATCCGTTAAAATTGTTCGGTTCCGAATTAAGTCCGCATTTTGGATTTTTCCGCTTTCGAGCAAAAAGTCAGCCGTCAATTTATCCGCTTGAATTTTTCCGAATAGACGACTTTTTTAGTCAGATTATTTGTCTGGATATTTCGTCGGAGCAATTACAGGTAACGGTTTTGTGTATGATTAGTGGCGTGTTTAAGCACCTAATTTAGTAAATAAAAACCGAATAGAAAATCCGCGAGGATTTTCGTAAGTAGGCTAGAACTAGCCATTAATTATACACGTCTTAAGTTTGATTTTCACTAAATAAGTTAATTTTAAGTATTAATCAGAAAGAACAAAAGAGCGGAGTAAGGTTACTATATACGGTGAAGCTTTAGACTTCGACAACATTGATAATCCCCGCTCTTTTACTACTTAAATCACGTTCAGTTCTGTGAGGCCTAGACCTCGTTTTCAAGTTGTTGTGACCCAAGTAGCTGGTTCTTTCATAAAATCAGTTCCTATGAATAAATATAAGGAAACTTTCGGAGTTGACATCAGTAAGAATGTCTTTGATGTATTCGGTAGTACCAGTGGCCACAACCAGTTCAATAATGATGAAAAAGGATTTAAATCTTTTTTGAAGATACTTTCTAATAATTCAATTGTAGCTATGGAAGCAACGGGTTACTATCATTATAGGCTTGCACAGTTTCTTTACAAAAACAATGTGGCGGTGTCTGTTGTAAATCCTTTATCTGTAAAACGTTTTATACAGATGAAGCTTGCCAAGGTAAAGACCGACAAGAGTGATGCAAAAGCCATTTGCGAGTATTCCCTCGCCAATGACGTTCCACTTTACAATGCCTTTACAGATGTACAGGCCGAGTGCTTGCAACTGTTTCGTTTGATGGACAGTTACCTTAAAAAACGTACCGCTACTAAAAATAAAATGCACGGTGAGGAAACCTTGGGCATCCCGTCAAAGTTCGTGTATCGTTCATTAAAGCGCGATAAAAAACACTTGGACAAAGAGCTTGCTGGAATAGAAGAACGCCTGCTTGAATTGGTGAGGCAAGAGCAGCAACACCAGCTAACGCTTTTGCAGACTGTTCCTGGCATTGGAGCCAAGACAGCTTTGTTTTTAATTGTGGTAACCGATGGCTTTTCCAAATTTGAAACGGGGGCGCAGCTTTGCAGTTATGTGGGCATCACACCTACCACTAGGGAATCTGGAAGTAGTGTACGTGGTCGTAGCAGAATTAGTAAGGTTGGCAATAAGAAACTCCGCAATCTATTATTTCTATGCGCCTTCAATGCCTGTAAGTACAACAGGGCGTGCCAAGCGCTTTATCAGCGCATCGTAAATAAAGGGAAGAGTAAAAAGCTCGCGCTTATTGCGGTTGCTAATAAACTTTTGAAACAGTGTTTTGCTATCGCAAAATCAGGCCTACCATATGATGCCGATTTTGTTTCAGTACTTGCAGAAAAATAACCAAAATCTAAATAAAAAAACAGCTTATAGATCCATCTTTCAATCTGTAAGCCTAGAATAATAATGTCAAAAATTAATGAAGAAATATGTTGTTTTTTACCTCAGTTCTTTGTTGTGCTTTCGTTATTTTCTGGTTTCTTCTAAAATTTCACTGATTAATTTATCCGTTTCTGCATAAACATTTTCCAAAAATTGCGAATAAAGTACTTTCTCATCAACTTGATTTTCAAATTTTAAATCATTAAAGAAACTAATATTGTTAAAATCCAAATCAGACTTTTTAATTGATATTCGATTATGGTTTACATTCCTCAATGAACCATAATTTTTGATGTAATCAACAATATCCTGCGAACTTTTTTCCATACGTCTATTCCATTCATTTACATTTTCAGATTGTCGTTCATATTCAAAAAGTAGTTCCTTTATCTTATTATTTTTAATTAATGACAATTTACCTGTGCTTTTGAGTTCGTTTAAGACAAAATTAGTCGGTTTCCAAGTTGGCCAAAAAAGTGAGGTTTCTATCAAGCTATCAATATTTGTACGGTTCAGTTCACTTTCTGATTTCCCCATCATTGAGAGTATTTTTAAACCTCCACGTTTTGTCCATTTCAATCCACCTAATGCTATATTTAGAGCTTTTTGATTAGATTCAAATTCCTGAATCAAGTTTTGGTTTATTTTGTTCAATTCCAAATTTGATTTTCGAACTTCATTTAAATTGTTGACCTGCAAAGCAATCAAAATCCCGATAACAACAAGGATAATCTCTCCGACGGCATAAATCAGATACTTACTGAATTTGTTATCAGAAAGTAGTCTTTGCCTAATTTTTCTAAAGAATTTTATCATTGGTTAGCGGTTTCTGATAATGAAGCACAACGGTTTTGTATAACGCACGATGCGTGATGCACAGACTAAATTACATAAAAAATACCTTATTTCCCGCCCGGGCGATTTTTCCGATAAGGAAAAATTGAGCATTGGGCGTTATGCGTTGTTACCTGTTTTTGCGACACACAACAGTGGCACGATCGGATTATCCGCAATCAAGTCGGCGTTATATTCCGCGCAGTTTGTCAAAAATCGATTCGAGTCCGTTTAAGTGGGCAAATCCGTTAAAATTGTTCGGTTCCGAATTAAGTCCGCGTTTTGGGTTTTTCCGCTTTTGAGCAAAAAGTCAGCCGTCAATTCTTCCGCTTGAATTTTTCCGAATAGACGTCTTTTTTAGTCAGAATTATTTGTCTGGATATTTCGTCGGAGCAATTACAGGTAACGGTCTCGGCTATGAGTAGTTGCGTGGTTTAGCAGTTAATTTTGCAAGTACACACCAGACTGAAAATCCGCGAGGATTTTCAGAAGTAGGCGAGAACAAGCAATTACTTATAGCCATTGTTAGCCAACGTTTTTATTAATAAAATTCTTAAATGTCGTTTGAAAATCTGCTTTGAATAAATCAAAATTAAATGTCTTTCTTTCGTTTCCATTTTTTGCAGAGAACTTCATTGCTTTGAAAAATTCAGAATCAAGCCCTTCAAATTTTTTTTTATAAAATGTATTAGAGCAAACCCA
This region of Aequorivita marisscotiae genomic DNA includes:
- a CDS encoding IS110 family transposase — translated: MNKYKETFGVDISKNVFDVFGSTSGHNQFNNDEKGFKSFLKILSNNSIVAMEATGYYHYRLAQFLYKNNVAVSVVNPLSVKRFIQMKLAKVKTDKSDAKAICEYSLANDVPLYNAFTDVQAECLQLFRLMDSYLKKRTATKNKMHGEETLGIPSKFVYRSLKRDKKHLDKELAGIEERLLELVRQEQQHQLTLLQTVPGIGAKTALFLIVVTDGFSKFETGAQLCSYVGITPTTRESGSSVRGRSRISKVGNKKLRNLLFLCAFNACKYNRACQALYQRIVNKGKSKKLALIAVANKLLKQCFAIAKSGLPYDADFVSVLAEK